DNA sequence from the Arthrobacter sp. V1I9 genome:
GAACTCAACGCGCTTAAGCGCCTCGAAGTCCGCGCCGCAGGAATCCATGAACTTGATGGCACGGTCGATGTCCCGTGCGAGGGATTCGTAGCGAGCGTGGGCCGGGTTTTCAGTGAAGCCCTTGTTCCACTGGTGCACCGAGCGCAGGTCCGCGAAGCCGCCCTGGGTGAAAGCGCGGATGAGGTTCAGCGTGGAGGCGGACGTGTGGTAGGCGCGCAGCATGCGTGCTGCGTCGTGGCCGCGCGATTCGGGCGTGAAATCGTAGCCGTTAACGATGTCGCCGCGGTACGCCGGAAGTGTGATGCCGTCGCGGGTTTCATCGTTGGACGAGCGGGGCTTGGCGAACTGGCCGGCCATACGGCCCATCTTGATGACGGGCATCGCGGCGCCGTAGGTCAGGACCACCGCCATCTGGAGGATGGTCTTGACTCGTGCGCTGATCTTGTCCGCAGTGGCGGCTTCGAAGGTTTCGGCGCAGTCGCCGCCCTGAAGCAGGAACGCTTTGCCCTGGGCGGCAGCTGCCAGCCGCTCGCGGAGGATATCCACCTCGCCGGCGAACACCAGCGGAGGAAGGACGGAGAGTTCCTTGACCGAGGCATCGAACACGTCCCTGTCCTGCCAGCTGGGCTGCTGGGAGATGGGCATGTCCCGCCAGTCATCGAGCCCGGGATAATTGGCCGCTCCGCTCTGGGCGGTGCTGGACAGCGAAAAGGCAGGTTTTGCAGATAGCTCAGTCACCTTCTAAGCCTAACGGTCGTGCAGGCGCCTGGAACACCGCGGCGTCACGCATCCCGGGCACGGCGTCACAGACATGCGCCGGGCCGCCGGCCGCTTTGGGTGGCTGCCGTACCTCCGCCAGCCCGGCTCAGGCCGTGGCGGCAGCCCCGCCGTCGTCCTGCCCTTCTCCGTGGTCGGCCGCCTGGTGGCCGGCGCGGACGTTTGGGGCACCTGCATCAGCATCCGGGCTGACGTCAGTCGGCGCCGGCGTGGCAAGGGGTTCTGCGGCTGCTGCCGGATCCACAGGCTTGCCTGCGAGCCGGAGCTTCACCACGGCCGCGTACTCATCCACGTATTCCTGGCCTGAGAGACGCATCAGCTCGAACATGATCTCGTCTGTGACCTGCCTCTGGACCAGCCGGTCCTCGGCCTGGTCGTGGTACCTGCTGAAGTCCAGTGGTTCCCCGAAAATCATGCCGATCCGGCGGATGTTCGGCAGGCGCTTGCCGATGGGCTGTACCTTGTCCGTGCCGATCATTGCAACGGGAACAACTGGTACACCGGCCTTGAGCGCCAGCCTGGCCACCCCGACTTTGCCCCGATAAAGGCGGGAATCCGGGCTGCGCGTACCCTCCGGGTAGATGCCGAGCAGCCCGCCATGCGAGAGGACATCCATTCCGGCACTCAGCGATGCCTCGGAGGCAGCGCCACCGGACCGGTCCATGGGGAGCTGGTTAGTGAGCCGGAAGAACATGGCCGTTAGCCTCCCCTTGATCCCGGTGCCGGTGAAGTACTCCGACTTGGCCAGGAATACCACCGGACGGCGGACCATCAACGGCATAAAAATAGAGTCGGAAAATGAGAGGTGGTTGGAGGCGATGATCGCGGCACCGTCCGCCGGGATGTTGTCCAGGCCCTTCACCCAGGGGCGGAAAAGCAGCTTCAGCACCGGACCCAGGAAGATCCTTTTCATCACCCAATAAAACACGTGCAAAACCTCTCCGGAAGGCAGCTTCCAAGCCCCGCATCGGGCCTGGCCAGCAGTTCAATGCAACCCTACTCTAGTGAGATTTGCCCGGAACAGTGACACGATGGAGTCATGAGCGAAAGCAGCATCCCGTCCCGTCCTGCCGCTTTCAGCTATCCGGGCCATGGTGCCAACGCCCGGATCGGAGTGGCAATCTGCCACGGTTTCACCGGCAGCCCGCTGAGTGTGTTGCCGTGGGCGGAACACCTCGCTGCCCAGGGATACGCGGTTACGGTGCCGCTGCTGCCCGGGCACGGGACGGACTGGCGCGAGCTCGCCCGGACACGCTGGAGCGACTGGTACGGCAGCTTCGAAACCGCCTACCTTGAGCTTTCGGAGCGGACTGAAACGTGCTTCGTCGCGGGTTTGTCCATGGGCGGAGCCATCGCGCTGCTGACTGCGTCCAGGCACCAGGTGGCGGGCGTTTCGGTGGTCAACCCCGGCCTGAGTTTCTACGACCGCCGGGTACGCGTCATTGGCGTGCTG
Encoded proteins:
- a CDS encoding class II 3-deoxy-7-phosphoheptulonate synthase — its product is MTELSAKPAFSLSSTAQSGAANYPGLDDWRDMPISQQPSWQDRDVFDASVKELSVLPPLVFAGEVDILRERLAAAAQGKAFLLQGGDCAETFEAATADKISARVKTILQMAVVLTYGAAMPVIKMGRMAGQFAKPRSSNDETRDGITLPAYRGDIVNGYDFTPESRGHDAARMLRAYHTSASTLNLIRAFTQGGFADLRSVHQWNKGFTENPAHARYESLARDIDRAIKFMDSCGADFEALKRVEFFASHEALLLDYERALTRIDSRTGFPYDTSAHFLWIGERTRELDHAHVDFLSRVRNPIGVKLGPSTTGDDALRLIDKLDPEREPGRLTFITRMGAGNIREKLPAVVEKVTASGAQVLWVTDPMHGNTVTSPNGYKTRNFDDVIDEVRGFFEVHHALGTVPGGLHVEMTGDDVAECLGGADPIDQEAFLDRYESVCDPRLNHMQSLEMAFLVAGALAKH
- a CDS encoding 1-acyl-sn-glycerol-3-phosphate acyltransferase translates to MFYWVMKRIFLGPVLKLLFRPWVKGLDNIPADGAAIIASNHLSFSDSIFMPLMVRRPVVFLAKSEYFTGTGIKGRLTAMFFRLTNQLPMDRSGGAASEASLSAGMDVLSHGGLLGIYPEGTRSPDSRLYRGKVGVARLALKAGVPVVPVAMIGTDKVQPIGKRLPNIRRIGMIFGEPLDFSRYHDQAEDRLVQRQVTDEIMFELMRLSGQEYVDEYAAVVKLRLAGKPVDPAAAAEPLATPAPTDVSPDADAGAPNVRAGHQAADHGEGQDDGGAAATA
- a CDS encoding carboxylesterase, translated to MSESSIPSRPAAFSYPGHGANARIGVAICHGFTGSPLSVLPWAEHLAAQGYAVTVPLLPGHGTDWRELARTRWSDWYGSFETAYLELSERTETCFVAGLSMGGAIALLTASRHQVAGVSVVNPGLSFYDRRVRVIGVLKYFQKTTLPIQEEQPTAVVTEDGDYSRTPLAAVHELKKLFGAAVRGLPLVTAPVQVFKSRTDAVVPPTSLAVLRKRLGMHLAEVVSLASSGHVATLDVDAPEIFAKSGAFFYAIARQNTSVETP